A genomic segment from Lutibacter sp. A80 encodes:
- a CDS encoding YncE family protein: MKTTNNFWLMLAIATISLIGCREDDLIIPEEEVTLPPETVTSVEGFYLLNEGNMNMNKASLDYYDYESGIYRRNVYGEANPESTLGLGDVGNDIAIYGSKLYAVINNSNKVEVMDVKTAERIKVIDVKNCRYLTFSNGKAYVSAYDGEVALGNTSANGFVAEIDTTSLAITRTVEVGRQPEEIAVVGEKLYVANSGGYSPPNYERTVSVIDLNSFTKINDIDVAINLHRLKADEDGDLYVSSRGDYFENPSKLFVIDTETDTVKNSFDIACANLTIAGDTAYIIGSEFSYTTFDWTINYSMLDVKTETLLDESFLPAEVSDAIKTPYGIAVDPISSNIYITDAGDYVSPGTLYCIDNNGNTKFTVTTGDIPAHFAFEFKTTIINQ, from the coding sequence ATGAAAACAACTAACAATTTTTGGTTAATGCTTGCTATAGCTACTATTTCTTTAATTGGATGCCGAGAGGACGATTTAATTATTCCTGAAGAGGAAGTGACATTGCCACCCGAAACAGTAACATCTGTAGAGGGATTCTATTTACTAAATGAAGGGAATATGAATATGAATAAAGCTTCACTCGATTATTACGATTATGAATCAGGAATTTATAGGCGTAATGTTTATGGAGAGGCAAATCCAGAATCTACTTTAGGTTTGGGCGATGTTGGTAACGACATTGCAATTTATGGCTCAAAACTGTATGCTGTAATTAATAATTCTAATAAGGTAGAAGTTATGGATGTTAAAACTGCTGAACGCATTAAAGTAATTGACGTTAAAAACTGTAGATACCTTACCTTTTCTAATGGAAAAGCTTATGTCAGCGCTTATGATGGTGAAGTTGCTTTAGGAAATACTTCTGCCAATGGATTTGTTGCAGAAATTGATACTACATCGTTAGCTATAACTAGAACAGTAGAAGTAGGAAGACAGCCCGAAGAAATAGCTGTTGTTGGCGAAAAACTTTATGTTGCTAATTCTGGAGGTTACAGCCCTCCAAATTACGAACGAACCGTTTCTGTAATTGATCTTAATTCATTTACAAAAATTAATGATATAGATGTTGCAATAAATCTTCACCGTCTTAAAGCAGATGAAGATGGTGATTTGTATGTAAGCTCTCGTGGAGATTATTTTGAAAACCCTTCAAAATTATTTGTAATTGATACAGAAACAGATACTGTTAAAAACAGTTTCGATATTGCCTGCGCTAATTTAACAATTGCCGGAGATACGGCTTATATAATAGGATCAGAATTTAGCTACACTACATTCGATTGGACAATCAACTATTCTATGTTAGATGTAAAAACCGAAACGCTGCTTGATGAAAGTTTTTTACCAGCAGAAGTTAGTGATGCCATAAAAACGCCATACGGTATAGCAGTAGATCCAATCTCTTCAAATATTTATATAACAGATGCTGGAGACTATGTTTCTCCAGGAACGCTTTATTGTATTGATAATAATGGTAATACCAAATTTACCGTAACAACTGGAGATATTCCTGCTCATTTT